The sequence gtgtgtgtgtgtgtgtgtgtgtaaacctgTGTTTCCTTTAAGAGTGTAACATTACAGTCTGAACGGTGGGCCGATGGCTAATTCATCACTATGAGCCCTATGCTGAGCGTAATTACCTGCGTACGTCTTGATAATGAATGATTAACTATGTAGAAGGGTTAAGGGGGGCATTTCTAAGGAGAAAGGAGGAAGCGGCGGTGGGGGAAGAGGGGTATGTGGTGGGGGGAAtgcggggtgggtggggggggggggggaagtctgCTTTTTGTAACACTTTTGCAGCCCTCGTGCCTTGAGCTCTTGTGAATGTGGGTTACTCAgattcacacatatacacacacacacaaaacgcacacaaccacacacattcacacgcagacacacacacacacaagcaagcacacacatgcacacacacataaaaatatacACGCAAACCACAGTCGCGGACACATTagcacatgcacacttaatGTTCTTATATGTAAGTCATTCACAGCACTCACTTTACAACCTTTTTCTCCCCTagcacttcacacacacacacacgcacgcacgcacgcacgcacgcacacgcacacacaccgacacaaatacacacacactccacgaTCCCTCCGTCACACATCAGTGCAGCGTCCCCCCAGACACCAACAGCCTCTGCACATGAGGACCCTGTAGAATCTCTCATTTGGAATCACAGATTCATTTCACACTTTCCGTCCTGGTCAATACATTGACTTCATTAAGGCGGGAAGCGGGTGCTGGCAAGCCTTTGCTGCAGAAACACGTTTGCCAATTTCCCTGAAAAGACGACGTGCGGGCGTGCGGGGGGGGTCCCGGGCCTCATTTGGAAGGCAGCAGAGGGGCTGGAGCTGGGTGTGAATTACAGAGCAGAGCGATGCAGGAGCTAATCGCTAAGAGAGCGCATGTGCTTAGATAGACAGAGGGTTTCATCATTCAAGTCAATGGAGGAGTGGACCCCATTGTGGTGGTTGATGTTGTGGTCGTGGTTGTTGATGCTGAATACATCAGAAACCACTGGATTCTTGGATAGAATGCATGACAAAGtgcatgatgatgctgatgatgatgatactcatgataatgaggatgacgatgatgatgctgataaTGATAacgatgatgaggaggatgatgatgagggcaATGACtacgatgatgatgaggatgatgaggatgaggatgaggatttcGAAAAACCGAACTGCGTTCTTCCAGAGTGACTTCCTTGTCAAGGGGAGGGGCTGATGTCAGCCTCTCCATTACTCATCATCATCAGAAGGGCTGTGTCTGAGTCTTCCAGTAAGATGGAATGTCAGGAACCGCTCGGTTAAACAGTGCATACCATGGCACAGTATGCTCTGCGTTACTGCCCGGGATATGTACGAACGCAGAGCCTAGCCAGCATAAAGTAATCGTATAAAACCTGAGGATGCTAAGTCAACAGAACCCTGGACCCAAAGacacaatacacacagaaacacaccatgCAACACGCCAAGTGCATTGTGTGCACACTCACGCCAACCGGGCTAACATCTATTTACATTCATaggaccagacacacacacagacacacacacacacacactcaaacacacacacacacacacacacacacacacacaaacacactcaaacacacacatacgcacacaaacacagagacacaaacacacaatcacactcaaacacattcagacacacacacacacacacacataaacacacacacacgcacacaccatgtCTTGCTGGTTGCATAACAGAGATAGAGAACACTCAACATATGTGTTGAGATTAGGTCTGTGTTGTGGTGGTATCGACTTTCTCAGAGGATCTAGGATGTGGTCGAAATGCTCTCTTTTTCCCCTTCCTCAAATGGTGTTTGCATCCGAAGATACACACCCAATGTAAAGTGCTGGCTAACCACTGCGCCAAGAGGCATGTACAGCCTGCAGTAAGGCTGCTTCACAGTGCACTCTGCTGTGGCCTCACCCAGCATCTGATATAGTCATTGCTCTATAGGCACGACCCTGTAGTGGTCGCTCTGCGCTAACACCACCACAGATTAAAGACAGCCCAGCTAAGCATcagctaagtgtgtgtgtgtgtgtgtgtgtgtgtgtgtgtgtgtgtgtgtgtgtgtgtgtgtgtgggggtttgtgtgtgtgtagctgtgtgtgtcgctgtgtatgtgtgtgtctgtgtctgtgtctgcatgcgtgcgtgtgtgtgtctgtgtctgtgtctgtgtgtgtgtgtgtgtgcgtgtgtctgtctggtccATCCGCctaaaacatgcacacacacacacacgcacacgcacacgcacacacactctcacacttgCTGGAGTCTTCCTTGTTCCAGCCAAGTAATTTATGCCATAAACAAACCACCATTTCTGGGTCATCAATTCACAGTCAACTCTCTGGAGCCTGCAGAGCCTGAGACTTTGTATTTCTCCCCCGATTTCCTTTATCCTTGCTTCAGAAGCTTGTGTCAATGGTGTCTCTACTAGTATCTACTTGTATGTCTGCTGGTGCCTCTACTGGTGTCTCAACTGGTGTTGCGACTGGTATCTCTACTGGTGTGTCTACTAGTGTCTCGACTGGTGTCTCTATCGTGTCGACTGGAATCAGTGACTTTACTGGTATATGTATTGGTGTCTCTAATTGTAAAGAGACACGCTAGGGAACTGGTATCCCTAGGGGTGTTTCATCTGGTGTCTCTATTGGTGTCTCTACTGGTGTCTCTATTGGTGTCTCTACTGGTACATGTATTGGTGCCTCGATTGCTATATGTAGTGGTGTCTctactggtctgtgtgtgtgtgtgtgtgtgtgtgtgtgtgtgtgtgtgtgtgtgtgtgtgtgtgtgtgtgtgtgtgtgtgtgtgtgtgtgtgtgtgtgtgtgtgtgtgtgtgtgtgtgtgtgtgtgtgtatatatggaatatacacacaatcaatatttataaaaatatatactttaAAGTAATTAGTAAAAGGCCAGTTTTCTCTGTTGCAGATGCTGTTGGTTCATTCCCTGATACAAtccctatgtttttttctttatctcaCATATTTTTAATTACAAAGTTCCCTACAGGCTACACACCGATTTAAGATAGTCACTTTTATACTAAGCCTGTTTGGTCCCTAGCGCTAGTCAGCAGTGAAAACAGAAATCTCCATTTTAGCCATACCTTTCCCCCCTAAAACGTCTCATACAGCAATGCCTTTAAGACGACACAAAATTAAAGCATCGTCAACATGTTCATCACATCTAATCTCTAAATAAATTACGCAGCATATCACTTAAACTAGATTACAGATTACATTTGCACGGTGTCCGACGATTATCCTCCTCACGCCCGatgccacctcctccccccaccccctccacgaCCCCGCCCCCCGGCTCCACAGCCAGCACACGGTTCACTGCAAGCCGCACTCTTCCAGTTCAGTTTGGGCACCAAAGTGGCGCACCGCGCGGTGCACAGCCGAACCAGTTGCAGCACAACAGCCAGCGTGCGCGTTTTCAAGATGCGGAATAATCACGGAACCCTTTCTGGTGAGAACGCTTATGTTTATCTGTCCTTTTTTATCACATCACGAACACATCCGTTACGACCGCAGTCGCCGCCAAGAGTTGCAATGTACAATTCCGTGATGCCGATCAAACGGGTATCTTTTGTTGAATAGATTATTAGCCTGTGTATCTCGTATGAGGCTATACGATCTTCCATAGACAGGCATAGATATTGTGAATGTCGGTGTTGCTTTTTTTGCAGCTTTAGgataacaaacataacaacataACACATCCGGCGTGGGAAGgtgtttattgttttataaaatacaaattGATGGGGATAGGGCGTTGGATAGGGGTTATAACACTGCACGACGTCTGCTGTGCGAATTCGTTTCTGGATTTCTGGATAAcattttttttgatttaaaaTGGATCTATGAGAATTGTTTAAATAGTCTTCAGGCTTTGGACTGGCATCAACTCCATGCCAAACGCAAGGAGTTGTCGTTACAGGTTTTACGGCTTCCACACCAAACCAACCGTTCGTTTTAAAGACTAACGTtagtaaaactttttttttaatggttcgGTCGCTGCCACGAAATTCATTCAGTCGGTTATGGCGGTAAATATCAAATAAATGATGCTGACTGTCTCAATGTAGTCACAAGAGACGAGCGCTGAGGTAATTGATGAAGGCCTATCAGCCATGGAAGCATGGGCTTCGTCAGGCCAAGTAAGCCGTCTGGGTGTTTGTCATGTGCCTCTACCAAGTAAGAGCAAATACACAGTGTTTTGGTTTGTACTGGAGACACATGTCTTGCAGTGGGTCTGGACATCTTCAGGGAACCTTTCCTCTTCAACAACATatgtttgcgcatgtgtgtgtgtgtgtgtgtgtgtgtgcgtgtgtgtgtgtttcccctctCCCACACAACACATCTCCAACAGGCGAGGAAGCAGATGCGTGGCAATATCAACAAGCCATTACTCACGCAACATTGACCGGTATTATGTCCTACCGTGTAATACAGAACAAGAGGCCTCTTTATTTCCCTCTTTGCTGACATAGGGCCTTTATCAGCAAACACCAAACCCAGGTATTGGCACCCTGCGTTCAGCACCACGGAGAGGGGCCAAGCCGTGGTTGCCCACACCTACCTTTCAGGTCTCCAGCTCTTCAGCCTCTTGTCCTAAACATAGTTGGGCTTCCCACGCATTATCACTTTTAGTGCAGGTTGCCCACGAAGCCCCACTGAAGTAGCATCGGTATGGGGATACGCAGAGCTACGCGGTCTATTGTAGAGCCAGGACCTGATGTAAGTAGACCTGATATAGGCCTGCCTGGTACCTTCTGAAAGGTCATGTGATCATGCCACCGTGCTTGAGATGTGTCGTGGGAACCTGAATCGATATCAAGAATCCATATATCGAAAGGTACACGAGCAGTGGAGCACCTTGGTGGTTTCTCAGGACTGCCAGCCTTGTGGACCCAGGTGTGCAAAACATTTCCTTGAGAAATGTCCTCACCTAATCGCTGCCTGGGAAATATATCTGTGGAATAAGTTATTCATGAATCCAAGCCCTAAGTCATACATAATTAGGCGTGATTACTCAAATTAAATACCTTCCTAACAGCTGATTCAATGTAggagtgcgtgtgtttatgtgtgtgtgtgtgtgtgtgtgtgtgtgtgtgtgtgtgtgtgtgtgcgtgtgcgtgtgcgtgtgcgcatgactgcgtgcgtctgcatgtgtgttagagggggtgggggggaaagcCTAATTAAGCCGATTTATTCGCAAATTAATATTCACCCCATGTGGATAAAACTCATCAGCTGGACGCGTGTAATCACCGCTGGGTGTAAGCCGTTCAAGATCATCGTAATCAGCGTTATGGCGGCATCGGTCACAAAGACCccacaccccccgccccccccaaccccacaacCCCCATCTAGCAGGAGGttgcagagagagatggagtgagtaCGTCTGTGTGTAAACAATCTAACTCCCAGGGCTGCTGTTTGCTCCAGATCACGTTCCCCGCGTCGCCCGCCCGAGCCCTGAGACGCTGTGGCCAAAGGTTAGCCAGGGTTTGTTCAGAGGGCGGCGAAGATGGAGTCAGGGCAAGAGACGGAAGCTGGAAGTTGTGTAGAATGAGAGATAAAGgtagaaagagaggaaggaggaggagagagagagagagagagagagagagagagagagagagagagagagagagagagagagagagagagagagagagagagagagagagagagagagagagagagagagagagagagagagagagagagagagagagagaggaggaatagCAGAAGGaaatatgtgtgagagagtgagtaagtgagtgagagagaggcggagagagaggaagaacagcagcagaaaagatgtgttagagagagagtgagagtgatagaaagagagaaagagagagagagggagagcgagtgagagtgatggagagagaatgagagagagcgagagggagagagagagaggtggaagggAACATGCCTGCTGGCCAGCTGTCTGGACACATTATATTTTCATGGGCAGATATCGCGCTGGCACAGGCTGGATATATAAACAGCACTCCTTGTTCCTGACTGTCAACTATCGTCTATTTATTTAAAGGCAGTAGTTTTCCTACTACTACACAGAAGAGCGGTTAGGATGTTAACTGTTGATTCATAACTGGTGCTTCCCTGATTGCCTGAAAAGCTTCTTTTATCATCAGATACAATCAATtattatcaataaataaaaatgattgTTGATTTTTCCAAGTGCAGAGATTCCACCCTATTTCCCGGCCTGGTTTACCCTATCTTCATGTCCTTGATAGATTTCATGTTTGTCTTCTCGCCTGAACTCGAGGTTTCGCACACACAGAACTCACTCTGaacgtgtgttgtgttgtcgcCCCGTTTGCCCTTCCAGGTTGAGTGACGCGCCCGCTGTCCAATCGGAACCATGATAGCCACCGGCGGCCTGCTGCGCATGAACCGGCGCCAGGACTCCCTGCGCTCCAAGAACCGCGCGGAGAACAAGCGCAAGCAGAAAgccaagaagaggaagaagaagaacgacgtggtggtggtgaaggggaAGCTCAACCTGTGCTCCCCGGCGGGGCTTGTGGCGGCGGTGGGCGTGATGGTGCTCATGGTGGGCATCTCCATGGCCATCCTGGGCTACTGGCCCAGCCCCAACCACCAGGAGTACCAGGAGCGCCGGAGAACCGGCATGCACCGCGGCCACCGCATGGGCTACTCCAAAACGCTGCCCACGTCCTCCGAGGTggcgaccaccaccaccacctcgacccccaacgccgccgccgccgccgccgccaccgccaccagtCCGCCGCAGCTCTACGGCCAGGCGGTGTCGCTCAACCAGAGCCAGGGGAACGTCAGCGCCCCGGAGCCGTCGCACTCCTGCGGCTTCCTGTGCGACTTCCTGGACCGCTACCTGTACTCGGACAACCTGAAGGTGTTCGGCCCTCTGGTGATGGGCATCGGCATCTTCCTGTTCATCTGCGCCAACGCGGTGCTCCACGAGAACCGCGACAAGAAGACCAAGATCATCAACCTGCGGGACATCTACTCCACGGTCATCGACCTGCACAGCGTGCGCTCCAAGGAGTACTCGCCGCTCAACGGCCTGGTCAACTACACGCAGTCCCGCAGCGCCGACCCCGGGACGGCCGCGGGCCCATCGGGGCTCTACAGCGCCAGCCCCggcagtgggggaggaggtggggggggtagaggaggaggaggggctggaggaggaggagggggaggagcagggggccACTCCCGCGGCTCCTGGCCATCCGAAGGGCCGGGCGTCCCGTCGGAGCTGGGCAGCGACGAGACGCTCCGACGGCCCTCGCTGGCGGGCCGGACGCGCAGCTGGTCCCGGGACGTGCAGACCTTCACGGAGACGGTGTACAGCATCTACCGGGACCacagcggcggcagcggcgagCAGACGGCGCCGGCGCCGCCTCAGTGGGAGACCGCCTCCATCGGGGCCGCCTCGATCACCGCCCACACGCTGCCCGTCATCAAGCTCAACAACCGCGAGGTGGAGGGGGCGGCGagcgaggcggcggcggcggggggggaacGGCGTTCGGAGGACGCGGTTGCGGGCGGGGGAGGCGGAGCCGGGGGCGGGGCAGACACCAAAGAAAAGGATCCGACGGGCACCGACTCGCCGGCGCTCCCAGAGCA is a genomic window of Gadus morhua chromosome 8, gadMor3.0, whole genome shotgun sequence containing:
- the LOC115548252 gene encoding transmembrane protein 200C-like; translated protein: MIATGGLLRMNRRQDSLRSKNRAENKRKQKAKKRKKKNDVVVVKGKLNLCSPAGLVAAVGVMVLMVGISMAILGYWPSPNHQEYQERRRTGMHRGHRMGYSKTLPTSSEVATTTTTSTPNAAAAAAATATSPPQLYGQAVSLNQSQGNVSAPEPSHSCGFLCDFLDRYLYSDNLKVFGPLVMGIGIFLFICANAVLHENRDKKTKIINLRDIYSTVIDLHSVRSKEYSPLNGLVNYTQSRSADPGTAAGPSGLYSATGGHSRGSWPSEGPGVPSELGSDETLRRPSLAGRTRSWSRDVQTFTETVYSIYRDHSGGSGEQTAPAPPQWETASIGAASITAHTLPVIKLNNREVEGAASEAAAAGGERRSEDAVAGGGGGAGGGADTKEKDPTGTDSPALPEHGGRSPAGNADPQGTPKAAAAAEQPWTQTQLSPPSPVARATGSRLSLNSLPDQPRPVRRCSFSASACRQGDRGGRRFSCPRLESSNSKGYIKLSDLGGESFEASDTDTSLSTFDREGAAAAGTTAEDVGGTQVEEEPAEAGSSVES